A portion of the Toxoplasma gondii ME49 chromosome VIIb, whole genome shotgun sequence genome contains these proteins:
- a CDS encoding hypothetical protein (encoded by transcript TGME49_255980~Predicted trans-membrane domain (TMHMM2.0):41-64): protein MALEKSSLCEPSKREASTSFVFLTFLRRLFSIALFRPTTELFLYILDSIIILVVFTYHSVLFTFWLFCSLFKRRKRTSRTTNCVDDASADDDSVLSDDGGSNVDSEDEFRQDVPSVSALPRRMSFPSSNLAGVPFPEATGCRHQMITIAMYCNELPSREALIHICRKHLLKYFRFRAIPVVGRWSSVWREVPVDLSWHIRSASVADDAALHAWLEDVMVKGYSSDHPRWEVHLVENRSCSSGASVIAKGKGEATREGGTGRDSRCPKQTGKKGGDGETATSHHANLIPSRHLIAFRVDHSIGDGVSLVQAASKVVTDAEGVPLYMRGAVDAFRKNNAAETRFRSPISYLVYKIRMGISRWTTRWRRSDESGTPRPERHQTLREFAHFIYAVIYSLKGPLRAFDAETPVSRPHSFRKEFGPRWNGKSKLAKAPPISLAFVKAIRQASGVPLNDVFLAAFAGAIRRYCAALEFHDFEQGDANRPRTLKALLACAFARSLQACDDPELALRNRFVLTSIELAVAQATPKERLEATHKITQWMKKSKQPLVDFACQNILGGYIVPTGMRKQIAADLFNNHSFVFANVPAYPEHFYVAGVRIEDIQVAFVNLLTQVEILSYANRVAFSMVYDPDVIKQADLLPQFFVEELFALAKDFEVPVPVEDAALANFARQS from the exons ATGGCTCTCGAGAAATCGTCGCTCTGTGAACCCTCGAAGAGGGAGGCGTCGACGTCGTTTGTGTTTCTGACGTTTCTGCGCCGGCTCTTCTCCATCGCACTTTTTCGACCGACCACCGAATTGTTCCTGTACATTTTGGATAGCATCATCATTTTGGTTGTATTTACTTACCACTCCGTCCTCTTCACATTCTGGCTTTTCTGCTCACTCTTCAAGCGGAGGAAACGAACCTCGCGGACCACGAACTGTGTCGATGATGCCAGCGCTGATGATGACTCT gTATTGAGCGATGACGGGGGAAGCAACGTGGACTCCGAAGACGAATTCCGTCAGGATgtgccttctgtctcggcgCTTCCCCGGCGTATGTCCTTCCCGAGTAGCAACCTGGCAGGAGTGCCTTTCCCGGAAGCCACAGGATGTCGCCACCAAATGATTACCATTGCAATGTACTGCAACGAACTTCCTAGTCGAGAGGCACTGATCCATATCTGCCGGAAGCACCTCTTGAAGTACTTTCGCTTCAG AGCAATTCCTGTGGTTGGTCGGTGGTCGTCTGTGTGGCGGGAAGTCCCTGTGGACTTGTCATGGCACATTCGCTCCGCCAGTGTTGCGGATGATGCCGCGCTTCACGCCTGGCTCGAAGATGTCATGGTCAAAGGTTACTCTTCCGACCACCCTCGGTGGGAAGTACATTTAGTTGAGAACCGCAGCTGCTCTAGCGGCGCAAGCGTGATTGCCAAGGGAAAGGGCGAGGCGACTCGTGAAGGTGGAACGGGGCGGGACAGCCGATGCCCTAAGCAAACGGGCAAAAAGGGAGGTGACGGCGAGACTGCGACCAGCCATCACGCAAATTTAATTCCAAGCAGACATTTGATCGCCTTCAGGGTCGACCACTCGATAGGCGACGGCGTGTCGCTCGTTCAG GCAGCATCGAAAGTTGTAACGGACGCCGAAGGCGTGCCCCTCTACATGCGCGGAGCTGTGGATGCATTCCGGAAGAACAATGCAGCGGAAACAAGGTTTAGATCCCCCATCAGCTACCTTGTTTACAAG ATCCGAATGGGCATCAGTCGATGGACAACACGTTGGCGTCGGTCGGATGAGTCGGGAACTCCGAGGCCGGAGCGGCATCAGACGCTAAGAGAATTCGCGCATTTCATCTACGCTGTCATCTACTCCTTGAAAGGGCCCCTTAGGGCCTTcgatgcagagacaccagTGTCCCGTCCGCACTCCTTCCGCAAGGAGTTCGGTCCCCGGTGGAACGGAAAGAGCAAG CTGGCAAAAGCACCGCCGATCTCGCTCGCGTTTGTCAAGGCAATTCGCCAGGCTTCAGGAGTGCCTCTCAACGATGTTTTTCTTGCTGCATTCGCGGGTGCCATCAGAAG GTACTGCGCCGCACTAGAATTCCACGACTTTGAGCAGGGGGATGCGAACCGGCCTCGTACTTTGAAGGCTCttcttgcatgcgcgtttGCACG ATCTCTGCAGGCATGTGATGATCCAGAATTGGCTCTTCGCAACAGATTTGTTTTGACATCCATTGAACTCGCCGTCGCGCAGGCCACTCCAAAAGAACGCCTGGAAGCCACGCACAAG aTCACCCAGTGGATGAAAAAGTCCAAGCAGCCTCTCGTTGACTTTGCCTGTCAGAACATCCTCGGCGGATATATTGTGCCAACCGGAATGCGGAAACAAATTGCCGCCGACCTCTTCAACAATCACTCGTTTGTCTTCGCGAATGTGCCCGCGTATCCG GAACATTTCTATGTTGCAGGAGTCCGCATCGAGGACATCCAGGTGGCTTTCGTCAACTTGTTAACTCAG GTTGAAATTTTGTCGTATGCTAATCGAGTGGCGTTCTCTATGGTCTACGACCCTGATGTGATCAAACAAGCAGATCTTCTACCGCAATTCTTTGTAGAG GAGCTGTTTGCGCTCGCCAAGGACTTCGAAGTGCCTGTTCCTGTCGAAGACGCTGCCCTCGCGAACTTTGCGAGACAATCGTAA